GCAGGCCAGAACAAAGGCCGCGGACCTGAAACCGTTGACGAAAGCCTGCTCCGGCATCTCACCGAAAGCCCTGGGGTCCGGACTTCTTAGCAGGTTGGAAAACGTATCATAGGGAATGGCGGTGGTGATCAACAATATGGCCAGGCCGGCGCTTGCCGTTCCGCCGACATTGAACATGGTGGTCCGGAAGGCCGAGGCCACGCCGCGCCGGTTGGGGGGGACCGAACGCATGATCGAACTGATGTTGGGCGAAACGAACATTCCGCTTCCGATGCCCAGGAGCACCAGCGGAACGACCATATCCATGTAGGCGGTTGACAGGGTCACGCCGGACAGCCAGAAGAGGGCCGCGCTCGATAGGGCCAGACCGGCCGTCGCGAACAGCCGGGGTCCGTATTTATCGGACAGCGCGCCGCTCAGGGGGCCGACGATGACAAAAACGAACTCGAGGGGTAATAGTCCCATACCGGTCTGTTTGGGCGAGAAGTCCAAGACGATCTGCATATAGAAGGATATGAGCAGCATCATGCCCAGCCAGGCCAGAGCATTGAGCAGTTGCGCGATGTTGCCGGCGGCAAATTCCCTGATCCTGAAAAGACGAAGATCCATTAGCGGGGCGCGGCTGCGTATTTCTAACCCGATGAAACAGGCGATCAGGATGACGCCGGCCGCGGCCATCACGATTCCGGGCAGCCGCTCGGTGACGCCGTAGCTGAGCAGCGTTATCGCCAGCAGCAGCAGCGTCAACCCGCTGGTGAAGGTGGCAAAGCCGATCCAGTCCATTTCCTGCTGTACGTCCCGGGTTCCGACTTCGCGCAGCCGGAAATGCGCCCAGAGCGTTCCGAATATTCCGATGGGAATGTTGAGGTAAAAGAGCGCCCGCCAGCCGTAAAGGCCGATGATGATGCCGGACAGCGTCAATCCCGCCACGGAGCCGACCCTGAAGGCGATTTGATTGATGCTCAGGATCGTGCCGAGCTGCTTGGCCGGCGTCGCGTCGGTCAGGATGGCGGCACTATTGGTGATGAGCATGGATGCGCCGATTCCCTGGATGATCCGGGAGAAAATGAGGAAACCGGCGCTTGCGGAGATGGACGCCAGGGCCGAACCGACGGTGAACACGGCAAATCCCAGGTTGTAGATCTTGACCCGGCCGACCACGTCCGTGACCCGGCCGATCAGCAGCAGTCCGACCGTGCTGGCCAGCAAATAGGCTTGGCTGACCCAGACAATTGACTCCACGTCCGCGCCAAGGGCCTTGGCTACCGTCGGCAAGCCGACAATGACAATGCGTGTGTCGATGCCCGCCATGAGCGTGCCTACTGTGGTCACGCTCAACGCAATCCACTTGTATTGCATCGGTGTGTCGGCCTCCTGCGCATGGCCCTTCCCGTAATGGGGATCGAGGCTGATTTCGTGCTGCGTCAAGGCCCGGCGGCGGGCGGCAGGCCGGCGCCGGGCCGATTATGGCGATCCGTTTAACAAACGCTTCAGGAGCCGCCTTCCGGCGTCCCCGCGCCCAGAAATCGGGCAATCCATTCGTTGACCCGGCGGGCTTGCGTCACCGGTGTGAAATGCCCTCCGGCGATGACCGCCAGCGAACCGTTGGTGAGCCATTTTGCCATCAGGCGGGCATGTTCGGTGGCGACGACATCGGCGTCGCCGACGATTACCAGGGTCGGCGCGGCGATATCGGCCAGATCGGCTGGCAACAGATTCGGGCGGGTCCGCCACATGCGCTTCACCCGGGCTTCCAGTTCGTGGAGCCGGTCGCCGGCCCCCGTCCACCAGCGCTTCCACCACCGCTCGATTCCGCGACTCGGTCCGGTGTTCTCTTCCTGTGCCTCCGGCTTCAGTCCTTCCGGATTGAAATTGGCGCTGATGACCACCATGCGCCGCACCCGCTCCGGCCAGTAGCGTGCCAGCAGCAAGGCGGTGTTGCCGCCGTCGCTCCAACCGACGACGTCCGCCCTCCGGATGGACAGCCGGTCGAGAATCTTGACGACATCGGCGGCCAACAGCCGGTAACTCAGGTCGTTGCTGCCCAGATCCGAATCGCCGTGGCCGCGCGTGTCGGGCAATATCACCCGCCATCCGGCATCGACGAGTTCAGGAACCTGGGAAAACCAGCTGAGCCGGTTGCTCAGGCCCCCATGCAGCAGCAATACCGCCGGACCGCTGCCGTAGCTGACATAATGGATATTGGCATTGGCGTTTCGTACCTGTCCTTTTACGGTTATGGCGGTTGAAGTCAGGCGCCAGATCAGGTAGCGTGCCACATTGACGGAAACGGTGCGCCAATGGATCAGGCAGACAGTGACGATGCCGATCAGGGCCAAAGAAAAGTATTTTATCATCGGGTGGTTCACTATTTGGCGATGGTTCCCTTGATTCCGCCGGAAATCAACTGGACCAGATGGGCAAAAATCAACGGCAGCGCCATGCCGCCGGGAGACGCCAGATAGCGCGGCTCCCCCCACACCGGGTCGAATTTATCCTTGTACTGGCGCAGCCCTTCGAAGTTGTAAAAGTGCCCGCCGTGACGCGACATAAATCCTCCCAGGCGGTTCCACAGCGGCGCCAGGGATCGATCCGCCAAACCGGACAGCGGCGCCATGCCCAGATCGAACCATTTGTACCCTTTTTCCCGGCCCCACATCATGAGTTCGATAAAAAGGTAATCCATGACCCCGCCCGGCGCCAGGGTCGAATCGTAGCGCATCAGGTCGATGGAAAGCTCGGCGTTGTCGGCGCCCTTCCAAAGATTGGCAAAGGCCGCAATGGCACCGTTTTTCCTGACCACCGCCACGTCGAACCAGCGCAGGTATTCCCTGCTGAAGCGGCCCAGGGAAAATCCTTTTTCACGGGTTTTCTTCTCGTTCAGCCAGGCATCCGAAATCCGTTCGAGGGTCTCGAACTGCTCCATGGCCCGTTCGGCGGGCAGGATCTCCATGGAGAGGCCCTCTTTTTCCATTTTGCGCTGGGTGTAGCGCAACGCCTTGCGATGGCTGCCCTCCAGGGAGAAGCCTTCAAGGGGAACGCGGGCGGTTTCGCCCAGTTTGGTCAGGGTGAGCCCCAGATCCAGGTAATAGGGCAGGCCGTCCGGCGCCACCTGGTAGAACAGGGCCCAGCCGCCGAACCGGTCCGATTGCTCGC
This window of the uncultured Desulfosarcina sp. genome carries:
- a CDS encoding MFS transporter, yielding MQYKWIALSVTTVGTLMAGIDTRIVIVGLPTVAKALGADVESIVWVSQAYLLASTVGLLLIGRVTDVVGRVKIYNLGFAVFTVGSALASISASAGFLIFSRIIQGIGASMLITNSAAILTDATPAKQLGTILSINQIAFRVGSVAGLTLSGIIIGLYGWRALFYLNIPIGIFGTLWAHFRLREVGTRDVQQEMDWIGFATFTSGLTLLLLAITLLSYGVTERLPGIVMAAAGVILIACFIGLEIRSRAPLMDLRLFRIREFAAGNIAQLLNALAWLGMMLLISFYMQIVLDFSPKQTGMGLLPLEFVFVIVGPLSGALSDKYGPRLFATAGLALSSAALFWLSGVTLSTAYMDMVVPLVLLGIGSGMFVSPNISSIMRSVPPNRRGVASAFRTTMFNVGGTASAGLAILLITTAIPYDTFSNLLRSPDPRAFGEMPEQAFVNGFRSAAFVLACINTLAIIPSLMRGAGANRNNA
- a CDS encoding alpha/beta hydrolase; the encoded protein is MIKYFSLALIGIVTVCLIHWRTVSVNVARYLIWRLTSTAITVKGQVRNANANIHYVSYGSGPAVLLLHGGLSNRLSWFSQVPELVDAGWRVILPDTRGHGDSDLGSNDLSYRLLAADVVKILDRLSIRRADVVGWSDGGNTALLLARYWPERVRRMVVISANFNPEGLKPEAQEENTGPSRGIERWWKRWWTGAGDRLHELEARVKRMWRTRPNLLPADLADIAAPTLVIVGDADVVATEHARLMAKWLTNGSLAVIAGGHFTPVTQARRVNEWIARFLGAGTPEGGS